In a genomic window of Chloroflexaceae bacterium:
- a CDS encoding DUF4230 domain-containing protein, which produces MSDQDYDPRPPRENLMQQRLRKARGELIDDEVDFYDPPMLPRPSFSGNGYGGGCARASLYFVLGGLAALLIGIFALNHFVSGLGRFFQPPNLGQIIATPTPTALSSAVVVQRIQALSRLETASYTVQTVIEVQQSQGNPLFDFFAGDALLLIARGSVVAGIDLSEVEAADVTLSPDGQTITVLLPPARIFSSHLDNAGTRVYSRNRGWFAPENKDLESLARQEAEAQILRTACEDGVLRKATEQAEATIRQFLELIEGVTIIVQSAPPEPCPGPGNLPA; this is translated from the coding sequence ATGTCGGATCAGGACTACGACCCACGACCTCCTCGCGAAAACCTGATGCAGCAACGTCTACGAAAAGCACGTGGCGAACTGATTGATGATGAGGTTGACTTTTACGACCCGCCCATGTTGCCGCGTCCCAGCTTCAGCGGCAACGGATACGGCGGCGGGTGCGCCCGGGCAAGCCTGTATTTTGTCCTCGGCGGCCTGGCGGCATTGTTGATCGGCATCTTTGCCCTCAATCATTTCGTCAGCGGCCTCGGACGCTTCTTCCAACCCCCCAATCTGGGCCAGATTATCGCCACCCCGACGCCCACGGCGCTCTCCAGCGCCGTCGTGGTGCAACGCATTCAGGCCCTCAGCCGGCTTGAAACCGCATCGTATACCGTGCAGACGGTCATCGAGGTACAGCAGAGCCAGGGCAACCCGCTGTTTGATTTCTTTGCCGGTGACGCCTTGCTGCTGATCGCCCGCGGCTCAGTAGTAGCGGGGATCGATCTCAGTGAGGTCGAAGCCGCCGACGTGACCCTTTCCCCGGACGGGCAGACCATCACTGTGCTGTTGCCGCCCGCGCGGATCTTCAGCAGCCACCTGGATAACGCCGGGACGCGAGTCTACAGCCGGAATCGGGGCTGGTTCGCCCCGGAGAACAAAGATCTGGAATCCCTGGCGCGGCAGGAAGCTGAAGCCCAGATCCTGCGCACCGCCTGCGAAGATGGCGTGTTGCGCAAAGCCACGGAGCAGGCCGAGGCTACGATACGGCAATTTCTGGAATTGATCGAAGGAGTAACAATCATCGTGCAGAGCGCGCCGCCCGAACCGTGTCCCGGTCCAGGCAACTTGCCAGCATAG
- the ubiE gene encoding bifunctional demethylmenaquinone methyltransferase/2-methoxy-6-polyprenyl-1,4-benzoquinol methylase UbiE, whose protein sequence is MSVLPTLDEKAEYVERMFTRIAPGYDRVNRVMTFGLDQYWRRRVVEQVAPPIDGRALDVGTGTGDFLVELAGWTREGIAVGVDFTVPMMAAGREKLAGLEGQRAAFVGGDALRLPFPDNTFDAITTGFVMRNVTDISQALREMYRVARPGGVMACLEVARPRHALVRLGHRLYFEGVVPWIGQILGGDRRAYTYLPQSARAFPSPERLAAMMREAGWRHVTYRLLSLGAVAIHVGAKV, encoded by the coding sequence GTGAGCGTACTGCCAACCCTCGACGAGAAAGCGGAGTATGTTGAACGTATGTTCACCCGCATTGCCCCAGGCTACGACCGGGTGAACCGGGTGATGACCTTCGGACTGGACCAGTACTGGCGGCGGCGCGTCGTTGAGCAGGTTGCTCCTCCGATTGACGGGCGGGCCCTTGATGTAGGCACCGGTACGGGAGACTTTTTGGTTGAACTCGCCGGGTGGACCCGCGAGGGCATTGCGGTCGGCGTGGATTTTACCGTGCCAATGATGGCCGCCGGTCGCGAGAAACTCGCGGGCCTGGAGGGTCAGCGGGCCGCCTTCGTGGGCGGTGACGCCCTGCGGCTGCCCTTCCCCGACAATACGTTCGATGCCATCACTACCGGCTTTGTGATGCGGAATGTCACCGATATCTCACAGGCCTTGCGCGAAATGTACCGCGTGGCGCGCCCGGGCGGCGTGATGGCCTGCCTGGAAGTGGCCCGCCCCAGGCACGCGCTGGTACGGCTAGGGCACCGGTTGTACTTCGAGGGCGTCGTGCCCTGGATCGGGCAGATCCTCGGCGGGGATCGCCGGGCCTATACCTATCTGCCACAGTCGGCCCGCGCCTTCCCGTCGCCGGAGCGTCTGGCAGCGATGATGCGCGAGGCTGGCTGGCGCCACGTGACGTACCGCCTCCTTAGTCTGGGCGCCGTGGCCATTCACGTTGGCGCAAAAGTTTAG
- a CDS encoding class I SAM-dependent methyltransferase: MNEHHLSPPYERYAPLYDRSGQTRFAVLVHQYLRDLLRQHPVSGRRALDLACGTGTLALLLAADGWEVTGLDRSAAMLAQAAAKAAGEDKDVRLVHGDMRDLEGLVPAMAFDLVTCTYDSLNYMPTEADLAACFHAVAGALAPGGLYVADLNTRHFLEHDWGECVIQEYDGYVQLQRSHFDDASERNITVLTGFVGDDKKGYERFDELHVECAYPPETVTALLERAGLHVEALYDSFTLHPPGPRAQRIFWVARKPG; encoded by the coding sequence ATGAACGAGCACCACCTCAGCCCACCCTACGAGCGCTACGCGCCGCTCTACGACCGGAGCGGCCAGACCCGCTTCGCCGTGCTGGTTCATCAGTATCTGCGCGACCTGTTGCGCCAGCATCCGGTCAGCGGACGGCGCGCCCTGGATCTCGCCTGTGGCACCGGCACCCTGGCGCTGCTGCTGGCTGCGGATGGATGGGAGGTCACCGGCCTTGACCGTTCGGCGGCAATGCTGGCCCAGGCTGCCGCCAAGGCTGCCGGCGAAGATAAAGACGTGCGCCTGGTGCATGGCGACATGCGTGACCTTGAGGGTCTGGTTCCGGCGATGGCCTTCGATCTGGTTACGTGCACCTACGACAGTTTGAACTACATGCCCACCGAGGCCGATCTGGCGGCCTGCTTTCATGCCGTCGCCGGCGCGCTGGCCCCCGGAGGTCTCTACGTGGCGGATCTGAACACGCGCCACTTCCTGGAGCACGACTGGGGGGAATGCGTGATCCAGGAGTATGATGGCTACGTGCAGCTTCAGCGCAGTCACTTCGACGACGCCTCGGAACGGAACATTACGGTGCTAACCGGCTTTGTGGGCGACGACAAGAAGGGCTACGAACGCTTCGACGAATTGCACGTGGAGTGCGCCTATCCCCCGGAAACAGTTACGGCATTACTGGAGCGGGCGGGACTGCACGTCGAAGCGCTGTACGACAGCTTCACGCTACACCCCCCCGGTCCGCGCGCCCAGCGCATCTTCTGGGTCGCGCGCAAGCCAGGGTAA
- a CDS encoding flippase-like domain-containing protein, translated as MKKYLPLLLRLLGPALLVLFLANANLEQLWESLRSAQAWPIALSLLLMPPFVLIKSWRWLRLMREMGLQLDFRTACGLYTVGLFYGATTPGQAGDLLKGVYLHDRGQPLAPAMLSVVIDRLFDLLVMAAFGTLGIFALGRLLPSRELQTALVLVMAVGLAALTAVLVARVPRTWMLTVALPRFAPGFTATLSRWNSQLHGLSLRPALVAELTLLSLGSAAFTFLRLWLLFLALGLDRAPLAVVVGVSALIAVLQVLPISIAGVGVRDAALIAVLLPYGYQTEQALALSALFLLINVQHILVGFILSFWYPLARRSAPTTDAASNGSAAAGSSEP; from the coding sequence ATGAAAAAGTATCTTCCCCTTCTGCTGCGCCTGCTCGGCCCGGCGCTGCTTGTCCTCTTCCTCGCCAATGCCAACCTTGAGCAACTGTGGGAGAGTCTGCGCAGCGCGCAAGCCTGGCCCATTGCGCTCTCGCTGCTGCTGATGCCGCCCTTCGTCCTGATCAAGTCCTGGCGCTGGCTGCGCCTGATGCGGGAAATGGGGTTACAGCTCGACTTCCGTACCGCCTGCGGTCTGTACACTGTCGGGCTGTTTTATGGCGCCACCACACCCGGACAGGCCGGCGACCTGCTCAAGGGGGTCTACCTGCATGATCGAGGGCAGCCGCTGGCCCCGGCCATGCTCAGTGTGGTGATTGATCGGCTCTTCGATCTGCTGGTGATGGCCGCGTTCGGTACGCTGGGCATCTTCGCCCTGGGCCGTCTGCTCCCCAGCCGTGAATTGCAGACGGCGCTGGTGCTGGTGATGGCCGTGGGCCTGGCAGCGCTGACAGCGGTGCTGGTGGCCCGAGTCCCGCGGACGTGGATGCTGACAGTTGCGCTGCCCCGCTTCGCGCCGGGCTTCACCGCCACCCTGAGCCGCTGGAACAGCCAGCTCCACGGCCTGAGCCTGCGCCCGGCGTTGGTCGCCGAGCTAACCCTGCTCTCCCTCGGCTCGGCGGCCTTCACCTTCCTGCGGCTCTGGTTGCTCTTCCTGGCCCTGGGGCTTGATCGCGCGCCCCTGGCGGTGGTGGTGGGCGTTTCGGCGCTGATTGCCGTACTACAGGTCCTGCCGATCTCAATTGCCGGCGTGGGTGTGCGCGACGCCGCACTGATCGCTGTGCTCCTGCCGTATGGGTATCAAACCGAGCAGGCCCTGGCGCTCTCGGCGCTCTTTTTGCTGATCAATGTGCAGCATATTCTGGTGGGCTTTATCCTCTCCTTCTGGTACCCTCTGGCGCGCCGCTCGGCGCCAACAACTGACGCCGCAAGCAATGGCAGCGCTGCGGCAGGATCGAGCGAACCGTAA
- a CDS encoding glycosyltransferase family 2 protein: MSLAIPEATSRPEAPRTYPFTVSVVIPAFNEAHNIGAVVQRVRAALPDAEILVVDDASHDGTAAAALAAGARVERHPVNRGNGAAVKTGIRRASGEVILLMDADGQMDPRYIPDLLDGIAAGYDMVVGARTPETQGDTLARRLGNRALDALGAYLVEAEVRDLTSGYRAMRREVIMEFLHLLPNRYSYPTTSTLSLLKAGYCVGFVSIEGQRRLGGRSGQKLFKNGVRFGLIILRIISLFAPLRVYFPIALGMFLLSLLAYIASVAVNGVWLKIPNATAALFVGGIIVFMFGLLAEQIAALRFQRRE; this comes from the coding sequence ATGAGCCTGGCCATTCCAGAAGCAACCTCCCGGCCCGAAGCGCCGCGAACCTACCCCTTCACCGTCAGCGTGGTGATCCCCGCCTTCAATGAGGCCCACAACATCGGGGCCGTGGTGCAGCGCGTGCGCGCCGCCCTGCCCGACGCCGAGATCCTGGTGGTGGACGACGCCTCCCACGATGGAACCGCCGCCGCGGCGCTGGCCGCCGGGGCGCGCGTCGAGCGCCATCCGGTCAACCGGGGCAACGGCGCCGCCGTTAAAACCGGCATTCGGCGCGCCAGCGGCGAGGTCATCCTGCTGATGGACGCCGACGGCCAGATGGACCCGCGTTACATCCCCGATCTGCTCGATGGCATCGCCGCCGGCTATGATATGGTCGTCGGCGCGCGCACCCCCGAAACCCAGGGCGACACGCTGGCGCGCCGCCTCGGCAACCGCGCGCTGGACGCGCTCGGGGCCTACCTGGTTGAGGCCGAGGTGCGCGACCTGACCAGCGGCTACCGGGCCATGCGCCGCGAGGTGATTATGGAGTTCCTGCACCTGCTCCCCAATCGCTACTCCTACCCCACCACCAGCACCCTGAGCCTGCTCAAGGCCGGCTACTGCGTGGGCTTCGTGAGCATCGAGGGCCAGCGGCGCCTGGGCGGGCGGAGCGGCCAGAAGCTCTTCAAGAACGGGGTCCGATTCGGGCTGATCATCCTGCGGATCATCTCGTTGTTCGCGCCCCTGCGGGTCTACTTTCCGATCGCCCTGGGCATGTTTTTGTTGAGCCTGCTGGCCTATATCGCCAGCGTGGCGGTCAACGGCGTCTGGCTGAAGATCCCTAACGCGACGGCAGCCCTGTTTGTTGGCGGCATTATCGTCTTTATGTTCGGCCTGCTCGCCGAACAGATCGCCGCGCTACGCTTCCAGCGGCGCGAGTGA
- a CDS encoding glycosyltransferase family 39 protein has product MHTAQAATSGGKASGATRGIAVALPRVSAAALYLAALVLLGLGLRLWFIAVNDIDPRFSAADDGDYYQRALRLAATGEYVDNSWLIRPPGHVFFFAAMLKTAMILGDPPLGIAIIRGVQVALSLLLVPVGYDMARRLFSRRAGLIFATVLAVWFPLVELPALILSEPLFFFALALSCWALVRWRDSRRWPWLAGAGAALAVAALARSPALYAAVFVLGFLLWETAPGDRRPSGAARLWSWLRRFAVAAAIFLLPFAALIAPWTARNYVTYNRLIIIDTLGPVNLWMAMSDAVNAGRGEGEAKAILAAIPQEERQDFVSADIRRILNEEPWRLTRNFWPHFQHIWKAQFIEDYFVKVSFFTRPLREVWIIGAVGDLLWLIFSAASTFALAARPREGGFRLLALGWIAYSCLTVMLIHVEPRYLLPIWLFMALYGAATLGALWNWLALRRRDAAAARAAARAYLRSPWGVAGMLLCAGFLFLVFSYRDYPRIIAAGAQREWHRAAAVRAYRQGDYPGAIAAYERMLAADPDFVDGRAELALLYLELGDYDQGWEALGTRHTHRGDVVRGALARAQGNHELARLFFEDAEVRAGEDVQKLAMEWLRPPPLTALRLGNGLDFGYLDGFSFGEQLPAGGDASRTYRWLQNRGIIRLPLPEALSAGAVLRLRMAGGLPGDTPLRLMLGEERMTLPVRGGEWRVYRIAVPASLSGADQLTLRLEAPTFIPVQINRASGDARVLSVMISDVAVEQPASPASVQEQP; this is encoded by the coding sequence ATGCACACGGCACAGGCAGCAACCTCCGGCGGCAAGGCAAGCGGAGCGACCCGCGGCATCGCAGTGGCGCTGCCGCGCGTTTCGGCCGCCGCGCTGTACCTGGCGGCGCTGGTGCTGCTGGGACTGGGATTGCGGCTCTGGTTCATCGCCGTCAATGACATCGATCCGCGCTTCTCGGCAGCCGATGACGGCGATTACTACCAGCGGGCGCTCCGTCTGGCCGCCACCGGAGAATACGTAGACAACTCGTGGCTCATCCGGCCGCCCGGACATGTGTTTTTCTTCGCCGCGATGCTGAAAACGGCGATGATCCTGGGGGATCCGCCTCTGGGCATTGCTATAATCCGCGGCGTGCAGGTGGCGCTCTCGCTGCTTCTCGTTCCCGTAGGCTACGACATGGCCCGGCGCCTGTTCAGTCGCCGGGCGGGGCTGATCTTCGCCACGGTGCTGGCGGTCTGGTTTCCGCTGGTGGAACTGCCGGCGCTGATCCTCAGCGAGCCGCTCTTCTTCTTCGCCCTGGCGCTGAGTTGCTGGGCGCTGGTGCGCTGGCGCGACAGCCGGCGCTGGCCCTGGCTGGCCGGCGCGGGGGCGGCGCTGGCCGTGGCGGCCCTGGCCCGCTCGCCAGCGCTCTACGCCGCAGTCTTTGTGCTGGGGTTCCTGCTGTGGGAGACGGCGCCCGGCGACCGGCGCCCATCCGGCGCGGCGCGGCTCTGGTCCTGGCTGCGGCGCTTCGCGGTCGCCGCGGCGATCTTTCTGCTGCCCTTCGCGGCGCTCATCGCCCCGTGGACGGCGCGGAACTACGTCACCTATAACCGGTTGATCATCATTGACACCCTGGGGCCGGTGAATCTGTGGATGGCAATGAGCGACGCAGTGAACGCTGGCCGGGGCGAAGGCGAGGCCAAGGCCATTCTGGCCGCCATTCCCCAGGAGGAGCGGCAGGACTTCGTGAGCGCCGACATCCGCCGTATTCTGAACGAGGAGCCGTGGCGGCTCACACGCAATTTCTGGCCCCATTTCCAGCACATCTGGAAGGCGCAGTTCATCGAGGATTACTTCGTTAAGGTCAGCTTCTTCACCCGCCCGCTGCGTGAGGTGTGGATCATCGGCGCCGTGGGTGACCTGCTCTGGCTGATCTTCAGCGCGGCGAGCACGTTCGCCCTGGCCGCGCGCCCGCGCGAAGGCGGCTTCCGGCTGCTGGCGCTGGGCTGGATCGCCTACTCCTGCCTGACGGTGATGCTCATCCATGTCGAGCCGCGCTATCTGCTGCCGATCTGGCTGTTCATGGCCCTCTACGGCGCGGCGACGCTGGGGGCGTTGTGGAACTGGCTGGCCCTCCGGCGGCGCGATGCGGCGGCGGCGCGGGCCGCGGCCCGGGCCTACCTGCGCTCCCCGTGGGGCGTGGCGGGCATGCTCCTCTGCGCGGGGTTCCTGTTCCTGGTCTTCAGCTATCGCGATTACCCGCGGATCATTGCCGCTGGCGCGCAACGGGAGTGGCATCGCGCCGCGGCGGTGCGCGCCTATCGCCAGGGCGATTACCCCGGCGCGATCGCGGCCTATGAGCGCATGCTCGCTGCCGACCCGGACTTCGTTGATGGGCGCGCCGAACTGGCGCTGCTCTACCTGGAACTGGGCGACTACGATCAGGGCTGGGAAGCCCTCGGCACGCGCCACACCCATCGCGGCGACGTGGTGCGCGGGGCGCTGGCGCGGGCGCAGGGCAACCACGAACTGGCGCGGCTCTTCTTCGAAGACGCCGAGGTGCGGGCGGGCGAGGATGTACAGAAACTGGCTATGGAGTGGCTGCGTCCCCCGCCGCTCACTGCCCTGCGCCTGGGCAATGGGCTTGACTTCGGCTACCTCGACGGCTTCTCCTTCGGCGAGCAACTGCCCGCGGGCGGGGACGCCTCGCGCACCTACCGCTGGTTGCAGAACCGGGGCATCATTCGTCTGCCCCTGCCTGAAGCGCTGAGCGCGGGCGCAGTGCTGCGGCTGCGCATGGCAGGAGGTTTGCCCGGCGATACGCCGTTGCGCCTGATGCTTGGCGAGGAGCGCATGACCCTGCCAGTACGCGGCGGAGAGTGGCGCGTCTACCGCATCGCCGTACCCGCCAGCCTGAGCGGCGCCGACCAGTTGACGCTCCGGCTGGAGGCGCCGACCTTCATTCCCGTGCAGATCAACCGCGCCAGCGGCGACGCGCGCGTGCTCAGCGTGATGATCAGCGACGTGGCCGTGGAGCAACCGGCGTCTCCGGCCAGCGTCCAGGAACAGCCATGA
- a CDS encoding SH3 domain-containing protein — protein sequence MNSAPAGATGQTPAGGAYSASPQATRRLSSTTSRQRAPRGGRGGSSREQIDALIHALGDTSHPLHTVAVDELAAIGAPAIPALGAAMAPNQPWLTIYRAAEAAGRIGDARAVGPLVQALNHPNSNVRWSAVRALSQIGDVRALWELRRVAQTDQGRTSWGEPVADTARSALDEIRRRSVWGQGLELIKTAVVAVLMIFSLVLAFSVVSALRDELAGFGRIIPGQTQIPQLTLPTVAPTSISAAPTAAPVQAPVGAAPTVEPILAPTTASIATDVLTGTVRQDANVRPFPGTNNQPIGRVTFGDEIIFIGRSPNSQWYLIRLGSRHSPGSAINSPDGAGWVNQALVSPPLGDVPVREPEATPMPTASP from the coding sequence ATGAATAGCGCCCCGGCCGGCGCCACAGGCCAGACGCCCGCCGGAGGGGCGTACAGCGCGTCGCCTCAGGCCACCCGGCGACTGTCCAGCACGACCAGTCGCCAGCGCGCGCCCCGGGGCGGACGGGGCGGCTCATCGCGCGAGCAGATTGACGCGCTTATTCACGCTCTCGGCGATACCAGCCACCCGCTTCATACCGTCGCGGTTGATGAACTGGCCGCTATTGGCGCGCCAGCGATACCGGCGCTCGGCGCGGCGATGGCCCCCAACCAGCCCTGGCTGACAATCTACCGCGCCGCCGAGGCCGCCGGCCGGATTGGCGATGCTCGCGCCGTTGGCCCGCTCGTCCAGGCTCTGAACCATCCCAACAGCAACGTTCGCTGGAGCGCCGTTCGCGCCCTGAGCCAGATCGGCGACGTGCGCGCCCTGTGGGAGTTGCGACGGGTCGCCCAGACCGATCAGGGACGAACGAGCTGGGGCGAACCGGTGGCCGACACGGCCCGCAGCGCCCTCGACGAGATTCGCCGCCGCAGCGTATGGGGACAGGGACTTGAACTAATCAAAACTGCGGTCGTGGCGGTGCTGATGATCTTCTCCCTGGTGCTGGCGTTCAGCGTGGTCAGCGCCCTGCGCGACGAACTGGCCGGCTTTGGCCGGATTATTCCCGGCCAGACGCAGATCCCGCAGCTTACCCTGCCCACGGTGGCGCCAACCTCTATCTCTGCCGCGCCCACGGCCGCGCCCGTGCAGGCGCCGGTCGGCGCCGCGCCGACTGTAGAACCAATCCTGGCGCCAACGACGGCAAGCATCGCTACGGATGTGTTGACCGGCACGGTGCGCCAGGACGCGAATGTGCGGCCCTTCCCCGGCACTAACAATCAGCCGATCGGGCGCGTTACCTTCGGTGACGAGATCATTTTTATCGGGCGCAGCCCGAATAGCCAGTGGTACCTGATCCGCCTGGGATCCCGGCACAGCCCTGGCTCGGCGATCAACAGCCCGGATGGGGCCGGCTGGGTCAACCAGGCTCTGGTCAGCCCGCCACTCGGCGACGTACCTGTGCGCGAGCCGGAGGCGACGCCCATGCCTACTGCCAGTCCGTGA
- the coaBC gene encoding bifunctional phosphopantothenoylcysteine decarboxylase/phosphopantothenate--cysteine ligase CoaBC, giving the protein MDILSGKKLLLGVCGSIAAYKVAQLARDLTLAGAQVDVVLTAAAERFVGAATFQALTGRAVLRDMWELPEDGVIGHVSLGAQADAVIVAPATAHTIARIAAGMADDLLTTTILAASGPVLIAPAMNPLMYANPATQANVATLRARGFTVLEPEEGLMAEHVSGKGRLPEPATLEGEIRALLGRHSGPLRGQRVVVTAGGTREPIDPVRFIGNRSSGQMGYALAARARDLGADVTLVSGPTALPAPAAVNMVQVETALQMRDAVQAACEHAHMLIMNAAVADFRPAAAAESKIKKRGDEGLILELLPNPDIVAGFAQRRDLFKVGFAAETDDLLANARSKLERKGLDLIVANDAVASIGRPDIALYLVDREGVTPLPRQSKTEAAAALLDAIVVRYTHWQASRTHV; this is encoded by the coding sequence ATGGATATTCTGAGTGGAAAGAAACTGCTCCTGGGGGTCTGTGGCAGCATCGCGGCCTACAAGGTGGCGCAACTGGCGCGTGACCTGACCCTGGCCGGCGCGCAGGTGGATGTGGTGCTGACTGCGGCGGCGGAGCGCTTTGTTGGCGCGGCAACGTTCCAGGCCCTCACCGGGCGAGCGGTGCTCAGGGATATGTGGGAACTGCCCGAAGACGGGGTGATCGGCCATGTGAGCCTCGGCGCGCAGGCCGACGCGGTGATCGTGGCCCCTGCCACCGCCCACACTATCGCGCGGATCGCTGCGGGCATGGCCGATGATCTCCTGACGACGACCATCCTCGCCGCCTCCGGGCCGGTGTTAATCGCTCCGGCAATGAACCCTTTGATGTACGCCAATCCCGCGACCCAGGCCAACGTCGCCACCCTCCGCGCCAGGGGCTTCACCGTGCTGGAGCCGGAAGAGGGGCTTATGGCCGAGCACGTTTCGGGCAAAGGACGTCTGCCCGAACCGGCCACGCTCGAAGGGGAGATCCGGGCGCTGCTGGGGCGCCACAGCGGGCCGCTGCGGGGGCAGCGGGTCGTGGTGACGGCGGGGGGCACCCGCGAGCCGATCGACCCGGTGCGCTTCATCGGAAACCGCTCCTCGGGGCAGATGGGTTATGCCCTGGCCGCCCGCGCGCGCGACCTGGGGGCCGATGTGACGCTGGTGAGCGGTCCCACCGCCCTGCCCGCTCCAGCGGCGGTCAACATGGTGCAGGTTGAAACGGCGCTACAGATGCGCGACGCGGTGCAGGCCGCCTGCGAGCACGCCCATATGCTGATTATGAATGCCGCCGTGGCCGACTTCCGCCCGGCAGCAGCCGCCGAGAGCAAGATCAAGAAGCGCGGCGATGAGGGGCTGATCCTCGAACTTCTGCCCAACCCTGACATCGTCGCCGGATTTGCCCAGCGACGCGACCTGTTCAAGGTAGGGTTCGCCGCCGAGACTGATGATTTGCTGGCAAATGCCCGGAGCAAGCTGGAACGCAAGGGCCTCGATCTGATCGTCGCCAACGACGCGGTGGCTAGCATTGGACGCCCCGATATCGCCCTGTACCTGGTTGACCGCGAAGGCGTCACCCCCCTGCCGCGCCAATCGAAGACCGAGGCGGCGGCGGCCCTGCTTGACGCGATCGTGGTACGCTACACCCACTGGCAGGCCAGCCGGACGCACGTCTGA
- a CDS encoding YihY/virulence factor BrkB family protein produces the protein MHNHPLVRLIRLTVEKYQSDRVGDMAAALAYFAIFSIFPMLLVVISIVGFVVDPQQLNVQTMLLQLVGSAEIAGLISQTLTHFSETRVGTGLLGVVTLLFAATGLLGALHRALQQIWNVQPGANGGGLKTAVTTMVMGRLTLFALLLGIAALILAAVLGNLAISLLMAYTDWLPLNRLLVQVVQIALFIALLTAGFATLYKVLASPLPRWGDVWPAALVAAIAFTVLQRLAEFIFARVNFSSFGVLGAAMTLLLWVFISSQILLFGGELSYAWSRVFGSQREGKPAAAQA, from the coding sequence ATGCACAATCATCCCCTGGTGCGCCTGATCCGCCTGACCGTCGAAAAATACCAGAGTGATCGGGTCGGCGACATGGCCGCAGCTCTGGCGTACTTCGCAATTTTCTCGATCTTCCCGATGCTGCTGGTGGTGATCAGCATCGTCGGGTTCGTGGTTGATCCGCAGCAACTGAACGTGCAGACGATGCTGCTGCAACTGGTGGGATCGGCCGAGATTGCCGGGTTGATCAGCCAGACCCTGACGCACTTTTCCGAAACCCGGGTTGGCACGGGGTTGCTGGGGGTCGTGACGCTGCTCTTTGCCGCCACGGGGTTGCTGGGCGCGCTGCACCGGGCCCTGCAACAGATCTGGAACGTGCAACCCGGGGCAAATGGCGGCGGGTTGAAGACGGCAGTCACAACGATGGTGATGGGCCGCCTGACCTTGTTCGCGCTACTGCTGGGCATCGCGGCGCTCATCCTCGCCGCCGTGCTGGGCAATCTGGCCATCTCGCTGCTGATGGCCTATACGGACTGGCTGCCGCTCAACAGGCTGCTGGTGCAGGTAGTCCAGATAGCGTTGTTCATCGCCTTGCTGACCGCGGGCTTCGCCACCCTCTACAAAGTGCTGGCCAGCCCGCTGCCACGCTGGGGCGACGTCTGGCCGGCGGCTCTGGTCGCGGCAATCGCCTTTACCGTACTCCAGCGCCTGGCGGAGTTTATTTTCGCGCGGGTCAACTTCTCGTCCTTCGGCGTCCTGGGGGCGGCAATGACTCTTCTGCTATGGGTCTTTATCTCATCGCAGATCTTGCTCTTCGGCGGCGAACTGTCATACGCCTGGAGCCGGGTGTTTGGCAGCCAGCGCGAAGGCAAGCCGGCGGCGGCGCAGGCGTGA
- a CDS encoding YIP1 family protein: protein MRTPFRPWQAIWRRPRAALRAAAIAHPPLLTGLRAVLAGINAVFAWAAWHGLGAEVRPWEVLAIALVAGPPLGLAALICCGVLLRTGGRWLGGRAEARQVRAVLALAVAPVIAGLPLWLAQLALFPAASFGGPAAARPLSSLFWVIHGLLWLWAGGLSVVGLAEAHGITLWRAAATWILAALLVVGGGLLALWGAGVAIGIINFIGQ, encoded by the coding sequence ATGAGGACGCCTTTCCGCCCGTGGCAAGCCATCTGGCGGCGGCCACGGGCGGCGCTGCGAGCCGCGGCCATCGCCCACCCCCCCCTGCTAACGGGGTTGCGCGCGGTGCTGGCGGGGATCAACGCGGTGTTCGCCTGGGCGGCCTGGCATGGCCTGGGCGCGGAAGTGCGCCCATGGGAAGTGCTCGCCATCGCGCTGGTGGCCGGGCCGCCCCTGGGGCTGGCGGCGCTGATCTGCTGCGGAGTGTTGTTACGCACCGGCGGGCGCTGGCTGGGCGGGCGCGCCGAGGCGCGGCAGGTGCGGGCCGTGCTGGCGCTGGCCGTCGCCCCGGTGATTGCCGGGCTGCCGCTCTGGCTGGCGCAACTGGCCCTCTTTCCGGCGGCCAGTTTCGGCGGACCGGCGGCAGCAAGACCGTTGAGCAGTCTCTTCTGGGTCATTCACGGCCTGCTCTGGCTCTGGGCTGGCGGATTGAGCGTCGTCGGGCTGGCCGAGGCCCACGGCATCACCCTCTGGCGGGCGGCGGCCACCTGGATCCTTGCCGCGCTGCTCGTGGTGGGCGGGGGGTTGCTGGCGCTCTGGGGGGCAGGGGTGGCGATTGGGATTATCAACTTTATTGGCCAGTAA